One window of Pseudobacteroides sp. genomic DNA carries:
- a CDS encoding FeoA family protein — protein sequence MSEVNVKKDKIIALSELKKGEKGKIVRVASRGVIRKRITEMGITSGTEVQVKGFAPFGDPMVLGVMGYRLGLRKSEAQDIFVEVI from the coding sequence ATGAGTGAGGTAAATGTAAAGAAGGATAAAATAATAGCACTTAGTGAGCTTAAAAAAGGCGAAAAGGGAAAGATAGTGAGGGTAGCTTCTAGAGGAGTTATTCGCAAAAGGATTACAGAAATGGGAATTACCAGCGGTACAGAGGTTCAGGTTAAAGGATTTGCTCCATTTGGAGATCCTATGGTACTTGGTGTAATGGGTTATAGATTGGGGCTTAGAAAGTCTGAGGCTCAGGATATATTTGTCGAAGTTATATAA
- a CDS encoding YafY family protein produces MKLERMLAIIMYLSGKEKVKARELAEKMEVSVRTIYRDIEAISYAGIPITTFQGANGGLGIVEGFKLDKSVLSSEEILSILAGLRGLHSINRDQKTKFLIEKLSVVANKSEYMPAGNEIVIDLSSWNKNDRLYLRIDKLKKAIRQQNIIDFKYYTNGSLTTRKIEPCVILFKESNWYLYGFCLLRNDFRLFKLKRISDFKITDEKFTMREYSIEDLNLSGDFDMGRQSEIVLLFEKSMRYAVDDIFGVDNYEIMKDGRIKVKFNMGINDWLYGFLLSFDDKVEVLEPSCLRDRIKSIAQNVIKKYNNKK; encoded by the coding sequence ATGAAACTAGAGAGAATGCTTGCCATTATTATGTATTTATCCGGCAAGGAGAAGGTCAAAGCCCGGGAACTTGCAGAAAAGATGGAAGTGTCTGTTAGAACGATATATAGGGATATTGAGGCTATATCCTATGCAGGCATACCCATAACGACTTTTCAGGGAGCGAATGGAGGATTGGGAATTGTTGAAGGCTTCAAGTTGGACAAGAGTGTTCTTTCAAGTGAAGAAATTCTGTCCATACTCGCAGGATTAAGAGGGCTTCATAGCATCAACAGGGACCAGAAGACAAAGTTCCTAATTGAGAAGCTGTCTGTAGTAGCAAACAAATCAGAGTATATGCCTGCAGGCAATGAGATTGTCATAGATTTATCCTCATGGAATAAGAATGACAGGCTGTACTTAAGGATAGATAAACTCAAAAAGGCAATTCGTCAGCAAAATATTATTGATTTTAAATACTATACAAACGGAAGCCTTACTACCAGGAAAATTGAGCCTTGCGTAATCCTTTTTAAAGAGTCCAACTGGTATCTTTATGGCTTCTGCCTTTTAAGAAATGATTTCAGGCTGTTTAAGCTAAAAAGAATCTCTGATTTTAAAATCACTGATGAGAAGTTTACAATGAGGGAATATTCAATTGAAGACCTTAATTTAAGTGGAGACTTTGATATGGGTAGGCAGTCAGAGATTGTATTACTGTTTGAAAAGTCCATGAGGTATGCTGTTGATGACATTTTTGGAGTCGACAACTATGAGATAATGAAAGACGGCAGGATAAAGGTGAAGTTTAATATGGGAATAAACGATTGGCTGTATGGTTTTTTATTGAGTTTCGATGATAAGGTAGAAGTGTTGGAGCCTTCGTGTTTAAGGGATCGAATAAAAAGTATCGCTCAAAATGTTATAAAAAAATACAACAACAAAAAGTAA
- a CDS encoding dockerin type I domain-containing protein, producing the protein MSKKAFKKAITMFSVFMTMVTAGTCINTYADSGTEYTVSGFVKPEFISSSSPNSQLSGFNITVEGTQISNQSDSKGYFELTNVPSSNSSITIRLSKAGYLTRPISIMPISSNIFLSAKGLPIDIWAGDFNGDIAINMADIIEFAKGFNAVSTGEKYKEVLDINNDGAINMSDIMIIINHFGKTANDYPGNITSTIVAQSPTPTVTSTPTKRPTATPTVTPTVTPTPTKVLTPTPSAVAGKVTYILIKVSSPTADQLSAYQAITAAMDKAVSYYNQYTNITLNLKVYYEPTVATADANFNGTIRFGKKEYMNHITAMHEIAHTTGVGTTSQYRALIVNGNFTGTNATNQLRAISGNQQDVLHGDSQHFWPYGLNYTSEVKSENDLINHCKIVNAMRKDMGF; encoded by the coding sequence ATGTCAAAGAAAGCATTTAAAAAAGCCATTACAATGTTCTCGGTATTTATGACCATGGTAACAGCAGGTACCTGCATTAACACTTACGCAGACAGTGGTACCGAGTATACCGTATCCGGGTTTGTAAAGCCTGAGTTTATAAGTTCAAGCAGTCCAAATTCACAACTTTCAGGATTCAATATTACAGTTGAAGGAACACAGATATCAAATCAAAGTGATTCAAAAGGGTATTTTGAGCTTACAAATGTGCCTAGCAGTAATTCGAGTATTACTATAAGACTGTCCAAGGCAGGGTATTTGACAAGACCCATATCTATTATGCCCATTTCTAGTAATATATTTTTATCGGCAAAAGGCTTGCCAATCGATATTTGGGCTGGAGACTTCAATGGGGACATTGCAATAAACATGGCAGATATAATTGAATTTGCAAAGGGATTTAATGCAGTGTCTACGGGTGAAAAATATAAAGAGGTCCTCGATATAAATAATGATGGAGCAATAAATATGAGTGATATTATGATAATCATTAATCACTTCGGTAAAACAGCTAATGATTATCCGGGAAATATTACCTCAACAATTGTAGCTCAAAGCCCGACACCTACAGTAACTTCTACACCGACTAAAAGGCCTACAGCAACTCCAACTGTAACTCCAACTGTAACTCCAACGCCGACAAAGGTGCTAACTCCTACACCATCTGCAGTGGCAGGGAAGGTTACTTACATCCTTATAAAGGTCAGTTCACCAACTGCCGATCAGCTTTCTGCCTATCAAGCTATAACAGCAGCTATGGACAAGGCTGTATCATACTACAATCAGTATACAAACATCACGCTAAATTTAAAAGTTTATTACGAACCTACAGTTGCAACTGCCGATGCCAACTTCAACGGTACTATACGATTTGGCAAAAAAGAGTATATGAATCATATAACAGCCATGCATGAGATTGCACATACTACAGGTGTAGGGACTACATCTCAGTATAGGGCGTTAATTGTTAATGGTAATTTCACAGGCACAAATGCCACAAATCAATTAAGAGCTATTAGCGGCAATCAACAAGATGTATTACATGGAGATAGCCAGCATTTTTGGCCGTATGGACTTAATTATACCAGTGAGGTTAAATCGGAAAATGACCTTATCAATCATTGTAAAATAGTCAATGCAATGAGAAAAGACATGGGCTTTTAA
- a CDS encoding iron-containing alcohol dehydrogenase, translating into MWENSINIEQVCEIRSRSIVYLGVGAINKINDIALDLRSKNITKIIAVTGKNAYKSTGAWDYVVRALEQNKISYTIYDGITPNPTTHQVDEAAKQAIEFGAQAVISIGGGSPIDAAKSVAILIKYPQNNAQELFEYVFTPNSAVPLIAINLTHGTGTEIDRFAVVSIPEKEFKPYIAFDFIYPVYSIDDPELMTNLPDDQTVFVTIDALNHVIEACTSKAASPYSILLAKETSRLIAKYLPIAKESPKDLKARYFLTYASMIAGISFDNGLLHFTHALEHPLSAIKPDLAHGLGLALIVPAVVSQIYSAAGQTLADVLSPIIPDLKGTADEADKVFAELRNWISAMGIPPGLKNAGFSENDVDRLTNLAFDTPGLAALLSLAPVEASRSVVRDIYMRSL; encoded by the coding sequence ATGTGGGAGAATTCTATCAATATTGAACAGGTTTGTGAGATTAGGTCACGGTCAATAGTGTACTTAGGAGTAGGTGCAATAAATAAAATCAATGATATAGCCCTAGATTTAAGAAGCAAGAACATAACTAAAATAATTGCCGTTACAGGTAAAAATGCATACAAATCCACAGGTGCATGGGATTATGTGGTCCGGGCATTAGAGCAAAACAAAATCAGCTATACCATATATGATGGCATAACCCCAAACCCGACAACCCATCAAGTAGATGAAGCAGCAAAGCAGGCAATTGAATTTGGTGCCCAGGCGGTAATATCAATTGGCGGCGGAAGCCCTATAGATGCTGCTAAAAGTGTTGCGATACTGATAAAGTATCCTCAAAACAATGCCCAGGAACTTTTTGAATATGTCTTTACTCCCAACTCAGCGGTTCCACTTATAGCGATTAATCTAACACATGGGACTGGCACAGAAATAGACAGGTTTGCAGTTGTATCCATCCCGGAAAAAGAATTTAAGCCTTATATAGCCTTTGATTTCATTTACCCTGTATATTCAATTGATGATCCTGAACTTATGACAAACCTACCTGATGATCAAACGGTTTTTGTTACAATTGACGCTTTAAATCATGTGATCGAAGCATGCACATCAAAGGCTGCAAGTCCCTACTCCATATTGCTCGCAAAGGAAACATCCAGACTGATTGCAAAATATCTTCCAATAGCCAAAGAAAGCCCTAAAGACTTAAAAGCCAGGTATTTCTTAACATATGCATCCATGATTGCAGGTATATCTTTTGATAACGGCCTTCTCCATTTTACTCATGCACTTGAGCATCCTTTAAGTGCAATTAAGCCTGATCTGGCACATGGTTTGGGCCTTGCACTTATAGTCCCTGCTGTTGTTAGCCAAATATACTCTGCAGCAGGTCAAACCCTGGCGGATGTGCTGTCGCCAATAATTCCTGACTTAAAAGGAACTGCAGATGAGGCAGACAAGGTGTTTGCCGAATTAAGGAACTGGATTTCTGCAATGGGAATTCCTCCTGGCTTAAAGAATGCAGGTTTTTCTGAAAACGATGTTGATCGTCTTACAAATCTTGCTTTTGATACCCCAGGCCTT
- the feoB gene encoding ferrous iron transport protein B → MANNSVINNGVREYVLALAGNPNSGKTSLFNSLTGARQHVGNWPGVTVEKKEGSYVADGNTIRVIDLPGTYSLGALSEDEAVAREYIINEKPDVVVNIVDSTNIERNMYLTAQLLEMGANVVVALNMFDEAKARNIEIDINGLSTLLGVPVLATIATKSQGLDELTELFFQAARKESNKPLIINYGKEVEEAIKKLQEEINKEDALIERYNARWLAVKLLEGDAGIINNVRNCGIYDKLEKIRSESVRKLESLWGDDIEAVIAEKRYGFIKGIVKETVKRQMSAEEKLTVTDKIDLVVTNRFLGIPIFLLAVWGVFQFTFTLGNPLADLIEAFFGWFGEFVRGGIQSAGAPELVVSLIVDGIIGGVGSVIVFMPNIFLLFFAISLLEDSGYMARAAYIMDRFMHTLGLHGKSFIPMIVGFGCNVPGVLATRTLENKRDRLVSILINPLMSCSARLPVYIVFTGAFFSANQGIVIFSLYLLGIVLAIGVGVIFKKLVFKGETSHFVMELPPYRLPTLKSTFIHMWDRGSDFIVKAGTIIVAVVVLVWVLSSLPAGVEYASRESFLGQLGAFISPIFKPAGFGNWEAAVALLFGVVAKEVVVGTLGVVYGVQDEGLQSVIAKMWTPLTAYSFMVMTLIYIPCVATIGAIKRETNSWAWTFFAIGYSLVLGWVMSVLVYQIGSLLGFS, encoded by the coding sequence ATGGCAAATAACAGTGTGATAAATAATGGTGTAAGAGAATATGTACTAGCTTTGGCAGGCAATCCCAACTCGGGTAAAACCTCGCTGTTTAACAGTCTTACAGGGGCAAGGCAGCATGTGGGTAATTGGCCTGGGGTAACAGTAGAGAAAAAGGAAGGAAGCTATGTGGCGGATGGCAATACAATCAGGGTAATTGATTTGCCTGGTACCTACAGTCTTGGAGCATTATCGGAAGATGAGGCGGTAGCCAGAGAATATATTATAAATGAAAAGCCTGATGTTGTTGTAAATATTGTAGATTCAACAAATATTGAAAGGAATATGTATCTTACTGCACAGCTATTGGAGATGGGAGCCAATGTTGTTGTTGCACTTAATATGTTTGATGAGGCAAAAGCCAGAAATATTGAAATAGATATTAATGGACTGTCAACCTTACTTGGGGTGCCGGTATTGGCAACCATTGCAACAAAAAGCCAGGGACTCGATGAATTAACGGAGCTGTTTTTCCAAGCTGCCCGTAAGGAAAGTAATAAGCCATTAATAATTAATTATGGAAAAGAAGTTGAGGAAGCAATAAAGAAGCTGCAGGAAGAAATAAACAAGGAAGATGCACTGATTGAAAGATATAATGCCAGATGGCTTGCCGTTAAGCTTTTAGAAGGCGATGCAGGAATAATAAATAATGTAAGAAATTGTGGAATTTACGACAAGCTTGAGAAGATTAGAAGTGAAAGTGTAAGAAAGCTGGAATCCTTATGGGGGGATGATATTGAAGCGGTAATTGCTGAAAAAAGATATGGGTTTATTAAGGGGATAGTAAAAGAGACCGTTAAGAGACAGATGTCGGCAGAGGAGAAGCTTACGGTAACTGATAAAATTGATTTGGTGGTTACCAATAGGTTTTTAGGTATTCCTATTTTTCTTTTGGCAGTGTGGGGAGTTTTCCAATTTACTTTTACTCTAGGCAACCCTTTAGCTGACCTTATTGAAGCATTCTTCGGATGGTTTGGAGAGTTTGTAAGAGGTGGTATTCAATCGGCAGGTGCACCAGAACTGGTTGTATCGCTTATTGTTGATGGTATAATCGGTGGTGTCGGGTCGGTAATTGTATTTATGCCAAATATATTCCTTCTGTTTTTTGCAATTTCTCTCCTTGAGGACAGCGGTTATATGGCGAGGGCTGCGTATATCATGGACCGGTTTATGCATACATTAGGCCTCCATGGAAAGTCTTTCATCCCCATGATTGTCGGGTTCGGGTGCAATGTACCCGGAGTTCTTGCAACAAGAACCCTTGAGAATAAAAGGGATAGGTTGGTTTCGATATTGATTAATCCGCTTATGTCCTGTTCCGCAAGACTTCCTGTATATATAGTATTTACCGGTGCTTTCTTTAGTGCAAACCAGGGGATAGTAATCTTTTCGTTATATCTTTTAGGAATAGTTTTGGCTATTGGGGTAGGAGTTATTTTTAAAAAGCTTGTTTTTAAGGGAGAGACATCTCATTTTGTAATGGAGCTTCCTCCTTATAGACTTCCAACGCTAAAAAGCACATTTATTCACATGTGGGACAGAGGAAGCGACTTTATTGTTAAGGCAGGTACTATAATAGTTGCAGTAGTTGTACTTGTTTGGGTGCTTTCAAGCCTTCCGGCAGGAGTCGAGTATGCGAGCCGTGAAAGCTTTTTAGGGCAATTGGGAGCTTTTATCTCACCGATTTTCAAACCAGCCGGCTTTGGAAACTGGGAAGCTGCAGTGGCACTTTTGTTTGGTGTAGTTGCGAAGGAAGTGGTAGTTGGTACCCTTGGTGTTGTTTACGGGGTTCAGGATGAAGGCCTTCAATCAGTAATTGCTAAGATGTGGACCCCTCTAACGGCGTACTCATTTATGGTTATGACACTTATTTACATTCCATGTGTAGCCACTATAGGTGCAATAAAGAGGGAGACCAACTCATGGGCATGGACGTTTTTTGCAATAGGTTATAGTTTGGTACTGGGCTGGGTTATGTCCGTTCTGGTATACCAAATAGGATCGCTTTTAGGATTTTCGTGA
- a CDS encoding MBL fold metallo-hydrolase, with product MNQEIIWINLGAVNCYLGKQDNVFVLFDTGGFIVTDKVITNRQELLEKELDKAGCNSTNLKLIVLTHGDYDHTANAVFLKEKYQAKIAMHKGDLNLVENPDLDDVMKSFNFRSLFLRILFKAFRKKIEMANRRILSNFRGFTPDILLNNCDNLSHYGFDAKIIHIPGHTPGSIAIYTASGHLIAGDTLAYIKKPQASPNALNFNALDKSVDLLRELNVNTVYPGHGKPFAMNGYKKQ from the coding sequence ATGAATCAGGAAATAATATGGATAAATCTCGGAGCGGTTAATTGCTATCTAGGTAAGCAAGACAATGTATTTGTCTTATTTGATACAGGCGGCTTTATAGTAACTGACAAAGTAATCACAAACCGCCAGGAACTGCTTGAAAAAGAGCTGGATAAGGCAGGCTGCAATTCTACTAATCTCAAACTGATAGTTTTAACCCATGGGGACTATGATCATACAGCCAACGCAGTATTTTTAAAAGAAAAATATCAAGCAAAAATCGCCATGCATAAGGGTGATTTAAATTTAGTTGAAAACCCTGATCTTGATGATGTCATGAAAAGCTTTAATTTCAGGTCTTTGTTTCTTAGAATACTTTTCAAAGCTTTTAGAAAAAAGATTGAAATGGCGAATAGAAGGATACTTAGTAATTTTAGAGGGTTTACACCTGACATTCTGCTAAACAATTGTGACAATCTATCCCATTATGGGTTCGATGCAAAGATTATACATATACCTGGACATACACCAGGCTCAATTGCAATATACACCGCAAGCGGTCATCTTATAGCTGGAGACACGCTTGCGTATATAAAAAAACCGCAAGCTTCACCAAACGCCCTTAATTTTAATGCTCTGGACAAAAGTGTTGATTTATTGCGTGAACTTAATGTTAATACAGTATATCCCGGTCATGGAAAACCTTTTGCTATGAATGGGTACAAAAAACAGTGA
- a CDS encoding ACP phosphodiesterase yields the protein MENWLLSYRETAGIEKSLERISKRLSVPNNSLVASISELQCH from the coding sequence ATAGAAAACTGGCTCCTATCATATAGAGAAACTGCCGGCATTGAAAAATCACTAGAAAGGATTTCAAAAAGGCTATCGGTTCCCAATAATTCGTTAGTTGCTTCTATAAGTGAGTTGCAATGCCATTAA
- a CDS encoding metal-dependent transcriptional regulator has translation MSKDMTLSASMQDYLEAIAELEEEEGIVRITDIANKLDIAKASVNQTVKKLKDMSLVTQQTYGPVELTDNGRQLANRIRLRHKKLRQFLIEVLGVDADIAEKDACLMEHAVSAQTMDRLTDFLCTNGYMIAECDIKDSENVED, from the coding sequence ATGTCAAAAGATATGACTTTGTCTGCATCCATGCAGGATTACCTTGAGGCTATAGCTGAATTGGAAGAGGAAGAAGGTATCGTAAGGATTACCGATATCGCCAACAAGCTTGATATAGCCAAAGCAAGCGTAAACCAGACAGTTAAAAAGCTTAAGGATATGTCATTGGTAACGCAGCAAACCTATGGGCCTGTAGAGCTTACCGATAATGGAAGACAACTGGCTAACAGGATAAGGCTAAGACATAAGAAGCTCAGGCAGTTCCTTATAGAGGTGCTTGGGGTAGATGCGGATATAGCTGAGAAGGATGCTTGCTTGATGGAGCATGCTGTAAGTGCTCAGACTATGGATAGATTAACTGATTTTCTTTGTACAAATGGTTATATGATTGCAGAGTGTGATATAAAAGACAGCGAAAATGTTGAGGATTAA
- a CDS encoding TetR/AcrR family transcriptional regulator: MKNLNARERILQTAIKIFAEKSFEGSRIDEIAREAKVPKSLIYYHFKSKDEILEVLTTNFINEYLRIIAAKPGETHKEKAAEIPDRMKNVYYDFGQKNADLLRVILIDSLKKFKDTPVLFKIVEAMIDKEKETANTQNYDIQERRIAEFFTSFIPMYAYLCFADSWTKYFNIGRKEFDNLFLKAYLETHGAYHKNHDS; this comes from the coding sequence ATGAAGAATCTAAATGCAAGGGAAAGAATTTTACAAACTGCTATAAAAATCTTTGCCGAAAAAAGCTTTGAGGGGTCCCGCATTGATGAAATTGCAAGGGAAGCCAAGGTACCTAAATCTTTGATTTACTATCATTTTAAAAGTAAGGATGAGATTTTGGAGGTACTGACCACCAATTTCATTAACGAGTACCTTAGGATAATTGCAGCAAAACCTGGTGAAACACATAAGGAAAAAGCAGCAGAAATTCCTGATAGGATGAAAAATGTTTATTATGATTTCGGGCAAAAAAATGCTGACCTGCTTAGAGTAATACTTATAGATTCTCTTAAAAAATTTAAAGATACACCCGTTCTTTTTAAAATAGTAGAAGCAATGATTGATAAGGAAAAAGAAACTGCAAATACCCAAAACTACGATATCCAGGAAAGAAGAATAGCAGAATTCTTTACAAGCTTTATCCCCATGTATGCATATTTATGCTTTGCTGATTCCTGGACCAAATATTTTAATATTGGTAGGAAAGAGTTTGATAATTTGTTCTTAAAAGCGTACTTGGAAACTCATGGTGCCTATCATAAAAATCATGATTCATGA
- a CDS encoding DNA-processing protein DprA: MVIIENTEILALLCTEGVGRKKVLEAIKGESDCLPSAKARMKAQNILERCSFLDISIIGYNELPLSLQEISDPPALLFVKGNKDVLYSESCGAVVGTRTPSIEGEEKAKEVTEILVEEGKVIVSGLALGIDTIAHRTCVYKNGLTIAVLPSPIDRVYPAINDELADRITDKGCLVSEYMPGVQLQKYFFVQRDRLQAALSGSVYVIETSIKDGTMHTANYATKYGRELYCCSYSLQNHGNEGNFQLLKDKAKVFP; the protein is encoded by the coding sequence GTGGTCATTATAGAAAATACTGAAATATTAGCCTTGCTTTGTACAGAAGGGGTAGGGCGAAAAAAGGTATTGGAAGCAATAAAGGGTGAATCGGACTGTCTGCCCTCAGCTAAAGCAAGGATGAAAGCTCAAAATATACTGGAAAGATGCAGTTTTCTTGATATAAGCATTATAGGGTATAATGAATTGCCCCTTTCTCTTCAAGAGATAAGTGATCCGCCTGCCTTATTGTTTGTTAAGGGGAATAAGGATGTATTATATAGTGAAAGTTGCGGAGCAGTTGTAGGGACGAGAACTCCAAGTATTGAGGGAGAGGAAAAAGCTAAAGAAGTTACAGAAATTTTGGTGGAGGAAGGAAAAGTTATTGTTAGCGGTTTAGCCCTAGGGATAGACACAATAGCACATAGAACTTGTGTTTATAAAAATGGTCTTACTATTGCGGTATTGCCTTCACCCATTGACAGAGTATATCCTGCAATAAATGATGAGTTAGCAGATAGAATTACTGACAAAGGGTGTCTTGTAAGTGAGTATATGCCGGGTGTACAGTTGCAAAAATATTTTTTTGTGCAAAGAGATAGGCTACAGGCAGCTTTGTCAGGCTCTGTGTATGTTATAGAAACAAGCATTAAGGACGGTACAATGCATACAGCAAATTATGCAACTAAATACGGCAGGGAATTATATTGCTGCAGCTATTCTTTGCAAAATCATGGTAACGAGGGAAATTTTCAGCTTTTGAAGGACAAGGCCAAAGTGTTTCCATAA
- a CDS encoding ACP phosphodiesterase codes for MNYLAHIYLSDNNDKHMLGNLLGNFVNITDDIKFEKDIREGILMHRKLAPII; via the coding sequence ATGAACTATTTAGCCCACATATATCTTTCAGATAATAATGACAAACATATGCTCGGCAACCTGCTTGGTAATTTCGTAAATATAACTGATGACATTAAATTTGAGAAAGACATCAGAGAAGGCATTTTAATGCATAGAAAACTGGCTCCTATCATATAG